Part of the Periophthalmus magnuspinnatus isolate fPerMag1 chromosome 23, fPerMag1.2.pri, whole genome shotgun sequence genome, GTAAAGATCCTATAAACATGAAAGAGGTTTATTGAGATTTACTTATTGCTTATAATCATCTTGGGAATCTGGACAAATCTTACCAATAGTTTCTTGGTTGTGAGTCTGCCTGATATGGGTCCTTTGTCTGCATACTCCTGTCGAAAGTCATTTATCAGTCTAATGATTTTCTTCTCTAGGTCTGCTTGGATGGAAACCTGTGTTATGACAAGATAAGACAGATCTCATTTGGCAACACAGATAAATAAGGCATAGTGCAGATAAACCATAAATACAACACTCACTTTAAGGACAGACTTGTCAGAGGCTCCTGTGTCCAGCTGGGCCACATTTGCAAGACTGTAGTTTTTTGGAACTGTTGAAAAAAGGAAATCTTGTCATGACATGTGTTTAATGTCTCAAACCTCGCCAGTTTCAACCActttagtgccatatgaaataaaatactacGTGTTTATTGTTGTGGCATTGTTTACATGGAGATCAGATGTTAATCTGGAGTAGTGTGGACACTTGTTTGTTGACACTTTATAGTTTGCAAACAGAGAACACTGTGAACCTTTAGACTTGTTGTCCTGGGCTTGTTTGCTGGGTCTGTTGGATGTCTTCCCCTTCTGTTCCTCTGTGGAGGTGCTTCCTGAGGCTGGAGATGTCCTGGATgttgctgcaggaggagccgCAGGAGCcgctggaggagcagcaggagcagctgCAGCCGctgatttctttttctttccgcCCATCGGCCCCGGGACAGACTTttctataaaatataaactacaaATCACACCAAAACACAGCACCGAGTCAAACTGGAGGCTAACAGCAGACACCTCTCGTGGTTGACAGACTTCGGGTCCTTGCGGCTTCCGTAGCGGAAGACGCGCGTGGcccggtgcattgtgggtattgTCCTGTGGCATCATGGCGGACGCGTTTGGAGACGGACTGTTCAGCGTGTTTGACGatgaacaacaaacaaataccAGCAAAAAGACTCTTTTATCAACAGGCTCTGACACCGGGTAACTTAAGTCCACATGTCACATGTTACACGGCCCAAAATATCAACTTTAACACGGTTTAACTTCACTTAGCTTCACGTGTTTGTCTGTTGTTAGCTTTCAGCTAACGTATCCGTGATAAGCTTGAAAACGTgtcttatatttttttattgtaatacgTTGGTCTGTGGACTTTCAGAACATCGTCAAACAAACCTGACCCTGAAGGGGACGCTGGTCCTTCTGTCCGAGGGAAGCGCGGAGGAGACACTGACTGTGCAGATGAAGAGCTGCTGGGGAAGAAACCACGACATGAAACTGTTTCCTCCAGTGAACTCAAGTAACTACGGAATTAATGTACGACAGTGTTTATATGTGCAGTGCATTTAActtgtgtttcttattctggttcagtctggcgGAACTTATGCCCCAGGTGAAGGTGGAACAGGTGGACACAGTTGAAGGATGCTCTCATGAGGTGTGGAAAgatgaacatgatttaaaatgtgtacaaTACTTAAAAGTAATTGTTGTTCTTGCAGGTTGCTATTCCTACCAGTGATGAATACAAGCCTCTAAGCCCTAGAGTTGGAAAAGCTGCAAAGGTATTGTGACATTCTGAATGGCTTATTAGTTTGTACTTTTGCCTTGTCTTGATTTGGGGCTTGTGGCTTGACTTGCAGGAATACCCCTTCATACTTGACCCCTTCCAACGTGAAGCTATTCTTTGCATAGACAACAACCAGTCTGTCCTTGTGTCTGCTCATACCTCTGCTGGAAAGACAGTCTGTGCTGAGTGAGTATTTCTGTTTGCTTGTGCAGTATTATTGTTCTGTTAAACTTCAACACGCCCTTGTTCCCTTTTTAGGTATGCCATCGCACTGGCACTTAGAGAAAAACAGAGGGTGATTTTCACAAGTCCCATCAAAGCCTTGTCCAATCAGAAATACAGAGAAATGTATGAAGAATTTCAGGATGTGGGTCTGATGACTGGTGACGTCACAATCAACCCCACTGCCTCCTGCCTCGTCATGACAACAGAGGTAAACTTTCCACTCGCATCGACATCCCAAGAAAGACGTTTGATTTTTGAATCTTTTTCCATGTGTAGATTTTGAGAAGCATGTTGTACAGGGGTTCTGAGATTATGAGGGAAGTTGCTTGGGTAGTCTTTGATGAGATCCACTACATGAGAGATTCAggtaaagtatttaaaaaaaaaacgttgtgTTTTACAGAAAAGATTAACAATTGTCTCTTATATTTAGAGCGTGGTGTTGTGTGGGAAGAAACCATTATTCTTCTACCAGACAATGTGCATTACGTGTTCCTGTCAGCCACAATTCCCAATGCCAGACAGTTTGCAGAATGGATTTGCTACTTACATAAGCAGgtaataatccaaatgattcaacaAACATCATGCTTTAATCATTTATTCATAATATGTGGTAACTGTAAACCTTTGTATTTTTAGCCTTGCCATGTAGTATATACAGATTACCGTCCCACTCCACTGCAGCATTATATCTTTCCAGCAGGAGGCGATGGACTACACCTTGTAGTTGATGAGAACGTAAGTCTAGTTATCATGGTTTGAGACTGAAGTACACAATTATTTTAAGGTTCTTCTATCTACTTTTTTCACATATGTCTTAACCACAGAATAATTGAATAAACGTGGTTTGTCTGTGTCTTTTAGGGTGAGTTTAGGGAAGATAATTTTAACACAGCAATGCAGGTGCTGCGTGATGCTGGAGATTCAGGTGGCAGTGGTGGAGGAGGGAAGTGGGACCCCAGAGGACGTAAAGGAGGAACTAAAGGTTTGTCTTGGCGCTTGCTTTCATGTCTATCATTTACCAGCActaattatattttgatttaattgtcATAAATGTGCATTTTCATTAGGGCCATCTAGTGTGTTCAAAATAGTGAAAATGATCACGGAGAGAAACTTCCAGCCTGTCATCATTTTCAGTTTCAGCAAAAAAGAGTGTGAGGCTTATGCTCTACAAGTAGGAAAGCTGGACTTTAATAAAGGTATGTTTAACAGTTTTGCCcttaaatgtttgaattatGATCAGAATATTAAAAGTAATCTCCTGGAAACTGCTTAACATATGGCCTTTTTATAATTGTCCCAAAATGTATGTTCTACTTCAGATGAGGAGAAACGTCTGGTAGAGGAAGTGTTTAACAATGCAATAGATTGTCTCTCCGATGAGGACAAGAAACTCCCTCAGGTACAAACTGCAACCAAAGTGTGGTTTCCAGTCTGTTTTAAAATACCCATTTGTTTGTAGTTTGCTAACTCGTACTGCATTTGGTGTCTCAATTGGTTCCAAACCTTACAATGCTTATctcatctttttgtttgttttgtttttttcattttattaaaggtGGAACATGTGCTGCCCCTGTTGAAGAAAGGCATTGGGATCCATCACGGTGGGCTGCTGCCTATTCTCAAAGAGACTATAGAGATCCTGTTTTCTGAAGGTCTTCTCAAGGTAAATATATGTTTGAATGTGACCTTTCCCCAGTCCTAACACTATACTTTCAGAAAATTTCATAGTACAGTTATTTGAGACTGGGTAAATACTTTGTCAGGTTGTtggtttcatttattattattgtaattactattatttttagatttgttATCGCTATATGTTTTATAGGAATTCCGGTTGGACTTTTTTACCTACTTACAAGTCCCTAAATTGTCTATCAAATAATCCCTCCAGCTATAACTATCCTTAAACTTACCTAAACCAATTTAGGTGGGAAGTTTTTGTGTATACCTTGTTACCACTTTTAATCAGAGTAAACAGAGGCTAAAACTACACAGGCCCATCTTCAGAGAGCTCAGCTATTTGTTTGTTCAGAAACAACTTCAGTTTGAATTGAGGGTCGTTTTACTAGGGGTTATCCCGGGTTAAAGGTCGGTTGTTGACAGTGTAAAATGTGTTCCTCAGTACctattgcatgttttttttttctcctcaggCCCTGTTTGCCACAGAAACGTTTGCTATGGGCATCAACATGCCAGCTCGAACTGTGTTGTTCACCAGTGCGAGGAAATATGATGGCAAAAGTCATCGTTTTGTAAGAACCCTCTTTTGTTCTCTTATATTAACAATTACTAATCAAAGTCATAATGGAAAGTGGACTGAAGGAAGCGTGGCTGTGTTCCTGCAGCTATTCAGTTTTTTCCAACCCCCATTAATCACACTAACCTATTCTTTCACACAGCAACATAGCAGCATCATACTTTGGCTGAAACTATGATTGAGCAGGCTTTTAGTTTTCTAGGCAGCATACCACCATTTACCACCAGGTCACCAGGCCAGGCCTCTGTGTCTGTTGGGAGTTAAAACTTTTCATCTCTATTTGTTCAGATGCCATAGTAACATCTGCTTGTTTTGTGTCACTTTGATGTTTTGGCAGCATGATGTTTTTGGAGCTGGCTTAGGTCTTTATAAGGTCCTAAAGCCCGGCAGCTCAAAATGCCACGTAAACAGATTGTTTACAAAAGCTGTAGACCGTGTGGAACTGCTATTTGTAAGCTGAAGACATGTTTAAGAAATGAAGATGAGGAGGGCTTTCAACTTTCTCTGAAGTAAATCGTGAACATCTGTTGGCTTGAATAGGACCAGAGCTCCACGCAGGCACTTTTACATAATCTCACTATGTTTACTTCACCCATCTGTGTAAGATCAGTTAATACTGTGACAAGTGCAAAGGTATAGATCAAATTTAGTCTTCAAAGTTCAGTGGAAAAATGCAATCACTATTTAGttacataattacatttatGATCAGAGTAAGGGATGGCGATAATATAACCTTTTGTTAGTTAATGGATTACTTGAATACTATCAGAAAAGCAGCCTTTTTCCACTTGACCTAACTCTTAAGCGTTTTGTCACATGCTCTAGATTACATCAGGAGAATATATCCAGATGTCTGGTCGTGCGGGAAGAAGAGGAATGGACGACAGAGGAATTGTTATATTTATGGTAGATGAGAAGATGAGTCCAGCTGTGGGCAAACAACTACTTAAGGTGTGTACTTTTTCCATCAACACCCAGTTATCAGTCATAAGAGCCTTATCAACAATGTGTGTGCGTACCTACTCCAAGAAAACATTTGTGCAATAATAAAAGTTGTCTAAAGGGAACATTGAGTAACAtgaatgacaaaaacatatttgtctGTGCGTAAGAGGATTGTGTAAAAGCCCAACACCAGTTTTATAAAGGCATCTCACTTAAGATAAACTGCAAACCCTTACTTATAACTTTCACTTGCTAATAATATTTCACGTATTGCTTTTCATGGCGTCTCTCAGGGCTCAGCAGACCCTTTGAACAGTGCCTTCCACCTGACGTATAACATGGTTCTCAACCTGCTGCGTGTCGAGGAGATCAACCCAGAGTACATGCTGGAGAAGTCCTTCTACCAGTTCCAACACTACAGAGCTTTGCCCGGTGTCGTCGAAAGTAAGGGCATACTGTTTTGTGCTTGTAGTGTCTAGCTGTCTTTTCATTGAATTGCATTAAAACACTATCTTTGCAGAAATGACGAAGCTGGAAGAGCAGTACCATGCCATTGACATTCCCAATGAGGAGAGTGTTGTCACGTACTTTAAGATCAGACAACAGCTGGCTAAACTGGGCAAAGAAATACAAGAGTTCGTCCACAAGCCTAAATACTGCCTTCCCTTCTTACAGCCTGGTCGTCTTGTTAAAGTAAGAGCACTTTGGTGTACGATATTACCATTTTATACAGgatactttcatttttttcagtttcaattcatttcgtttttgttttttttacaggttAAAAGTGAAGAAGCTGATTTTGGTTGGGGAGTTGTTGTTAACTTCTGCAAGAAAGCTAACACAAAGGTAAATGCAGCATGCAGCAAATGTTATGCAAAAGGTAACTATGATGTATtcaattttaaaattataatttcagTCAACTGCAGAGTCAGAGCCTTTGTATGTGGTGGAAGTTTTGCTGCACTGTAGTAAGGACAGCGTCAAAAATGCTGCAACGGAGGCTGCTAAACCTGCTGCTCAGGGTGAGACCGGGGAGATGCAGGTGAGTACAATACAATATACTGACTGTGAAACAATAGTCTGTGGTGTTCTGACGCCTCGGTGTTGTTCAGGTGGTGCCAGTGATGCTTCATCTTCTGACATCCATCAGCTCTGTCAGACTTTACATCCCTAAAGACTTGAGGCCTTTTGACAACAGGCAACTTATGCTCAAGTCCATCCAGGTATAATGCAGAAAGACTTCCTAATTGCCTTCCATTCATCCATGTCCTCAATGAATTCTATGTTTTGTCTTCAGGAGGTCCAGAAGCGTTTCCCCGATGGTGTTCCCCTACTTGATCCAATAGATGACATGGGCATTAAAGACCCCGCTTTAAAGAAAGTGATTCAGAAAGTGGAGGCTTTCGAGCATCGCATGTACTCCCACCCACTGCACAGTGACCCCAACCTGGAGTCCGTCTACTCCCTGTGTGAGAGAAAGGCTCTGGTGAgacattgtttttgtattattgtactTTGCCCTTATCAGATTAATATTGTTAATGTCACAAAATGTCAGAAAGCCACGGCACAAACTCAGGAAAAGGTGGAATTATTTGTCGGAACATGGCTCCTGATGATTTGATTCCGTGTAAACATGTACTGTACAATATCTAAATTCTGACACTTTCTGCAGAGGTAAAGATGACTTAGAGGGAAAAAACTCCATATTTAGGAGACAATCTGGTTTATATATTCTTTTAAAAAACGTACACTGTTTCTAAAGCTTTTTACACTCAATTCAACCCACATTTATCCTCCTATGGGTTAGTCTCTAAGCTCATAGTCATGTCACACCTCACAGTTTGTTAAACAAATTAGGTCACTCTGTATGTGACTCAACACTGGTCATCTCTGTTGCTCCACTCTGCCCTATGCTGTCAGTTTTGTGTGGAAACAAATGGATTCTGCAAAAAATatgagttaataataataataatacagaggtctgggagcttgagggttctgtgcagtatctttCCTGTTCCTATACTGcatttttctggactgagatgtctgatgttttttcctgggatctgctgtagccactgctccagtttgggggtcacggTGCTGAGCGCTccaatgaccacgggcaccactgatatcTTCACTTTCctggccttctccagctcttctttgagcccctggtgtttctctagtttctcatgttcctttctCCTACTGTccccatcaccattctgtcagtctgtgtcTGGAAGTCCCTCATGAACCTTGGCTTGGT contains:
- the mtrex gene encoding exosome RNA helicase MTR4 — translated: MADAFGDGLFSVFDDEQQTNTSKKTLLSTGSDTGTSSNKPDPEGDAGPSVRGKRGGDTDCADEELLGKKPRHETVSSSELNLAELMPQVKVEQVDTVEGCSHEVAIPTSDEYKPLSPRVGKAAKEYPFILDPFQREAILCIDNNQSVLVSAHTSAGKTVCAEYAIALALREKQRVIFTSPIKALSNQKYREMYEEFQDVGLMTGDVTINPTASCLVMTTEILRSMLYRGSEIMREVAWVVFDEIHYMRDSERGVVWEETIILLPDNVHYVFLSATIPNARQFAEWICYLHKQPCHVVYTDYRPTPLQHYIFPAGGDGLHLVVDENGEFREDNFNTAMQVLRDAGDSGGSGGGGKWDPRGRKGGTKGPSSVFKIVKMITERNFQPVIIFSFSKKECEAYALQVGKLDFNKDEEKRLVEEVFNNAIDCLSDEDKKLPQVEHVLPLLKKGIGIHHGGLLPILKETIEILFSEGLLKALFATETFAMGINMPARTVLFTSARKYDGKSHRFITSGEYIQMSGRAGRRGMDDRGIVIFMVDEKMSPAVGKQLLKGSADPLNSAFHLTYNMVLNLLRVEEINPEYMLEKSFYQFQHYRALPGVVEKMTKLEEQYHAIDIPNEESVVTYFKIRQQLAKLGKEIQEFVHKPKYCLPFLQPGRLVKVKSEEADFGWGVVVNFCKKANTKSTAESEPLYVVEVLLHCSKDSVKNAATEAAKPAAQGETGEMQVVPVMLHLLTSISSVRLYIPKDLRPFDNRQLMLKSIQEVQKRFPDGVPLLDPIDDMGIKDPALKKVIQKVEAFEHRMYSHPLHSDPNLESVYSLCERKALIAADVRTAKRELKKARTVLQMDQLKCRKRVLRRLGFASPSDVIEMKGRVACEISSADELLLTEMVFNGLFNDLTVEQATALLSCFVFQENASEMPKLTEQLAAPLRQMQECAKRIAKVSADAKLEVDEETYMNQFKPHLMDVVYAWANGATFAQICKMTDVFEGSIIRCMRRLEEVLRQMCSAAKAIGNTELENKFAEGITKIKRDIVFAASLYL